Proteins co-encoded in one Arachis hypogaea cultivar Tifrunner chromosome 13, arahy.Tifrunner.gnm2.J5K5, whole genome shotgun sequence genomic window:
- the LOC112733398 gene encoding oligopeptide transporter 4: protein MAKSDKELKQDEEEVSPIEEVRLTVANTDDPTQPVWTFRMWFLGIISCCLLSFLNQFFAYRAEPLVITQITVQVATLPIGRFMARVLPTTKFGIGSKKFSLNPGPFNMKEHVLITIFANAGTAFGSGSPYAVGIVNIIKAFYGRSISFMVAWLLIITTQVLGYGWAGLLRRYVVEPAHMWWPGNLVQVSLFRALHEKEDGRRISRAKFFFIALLCSFSWAVLPGYLFQTLTSISWLCWVFSKSVTAQQIGSGMNGLGLGALTLDWSAVASFLFSPLVSPFFAIVNVFVGYALIVYAVIPIAYWGFNVYGANKFPIFSSSLFTAQGQEYDIRSIVNNKFELDVEKYLKTGPIHLSVFFSLTYGFGFATIAATITHVICFYGTEIMERYRASSKGKEDIHTKLMKKYKDIPSWWFYVMLLVTLVASLLLCILGKEQVQMPWWGLVFACALAFAFTLPISIITATTNQTPGLNIITEYIFGLIYPGRPIANVCFKTYGYISMSQAVSFLSDFKLGHYMKIPPRSMFLVQFIGTVLAGTINIGVAWWLLTSVENICHKDLLPKDSPWTCPGDKVFFDASVIWGLVGPKKIFGSKAEYFAMNWFFLGGAIGPVIVWLLHKAFPKQSWIPLINLPVLLGATGMMPPATPVNYNAWVFVGTVFNFFVFRYRKKWWQRYNYVLSAALDAGVAFMTVLLYFALNMENRKLDWWGTGGEHCDLATCPTAKGIIVDGCPVF, encoded by the exons ATGGCGAAATCAGACAAGGAACTGAaacaagatgaagaagaagttTCTCCGATTGAGGAAGTGAGACTCACTGTGGCCAACACGGACGATCCAACCCAACCCGTTTGGACCTTCCGTATGTGGTTCCTGGGGATTATCTCTTGCTGCCTCCTCTCCTTCCTGAACCAGTTCTTCGCCTACAGGGCGGAGCCCCTCGTCATTACGCAGATCACGGTGCAGGTGGCCACACTGCCGATAGGGCGATTCATGGCCAGAGTCCTCCCCACCACGAAGTTCGGGATAGGGTCAAAGAAATTCTCCTTGAATCCGGGACCTTTCAACATGAAGGAGCACGTGCTGATTACCATATTTGCGAACGCCGGCACCGCCTTCGGGTCGGGGTCGCCATATGCGGTGGGGATCGTGAACATCATCAAGGCCTTCTACGGAAGGTCGATCTCGTTCATGGTTGCATGGCTGCTGATCATCACTACTCAGGTGTTAGGATACGGTTGGGCAGGGTTGCTGAGGAGGTACGTGGTGGAGCCAGCCCATATGTGGTGGCCCGGCAACCTTGTCCAAGTCTCTCTTTTCCG AGCTCTGCATGAGAAAGAAGATGGGCGCAGAATTTCAAGGGCAAAGTTCTTCTTCATTGCTCTACTCTGCAGCTTCTCATGGGCCGTGCTCCCTGGATACTTGTTCCAGACCCTCACAAGCATTTCATGGCTCTGCTGGGTGTTCTCCAAGTCAGTCACCGCTCAACAGATTGGCTCAGGCATGAACGGTTTGGGTTTGGGAGCCCTCACTCTCGACTGGTCCGCCGTTGCCTCCTTCTTGTTCAGCCCTCTTGTTTCACCATTCTTCGCCATTGTCAACGTCTTTGTGGGCTATGCATTAATCGTCTATGCCGTCATCCCTATTGCTTATTGGGGCTTCAACGTGTATGGTGCAAATAAGTTCCCCATTTTCTCCTCCTCCTTGTTCACAGCACAGGGCCAAGAATACGATATACGCTCCATTGTAAATAACAAATTTGAATTGGATGTTGAAAAGTATCTCAAGACGGGTCCAATTCATCTTAGCGTCTTCTTTTCTCTTACTTACGGTTTTGGATTTGCCACCATTGCCGCCACCATTACCCATGTCATTTGCTTCTACGGAACGGAGATTATGGAGCGGTATCGTGCTTCAAGCAAAGGCAAAGAAGATATCCACACGAAACTGATGAAGAAATACAAAGACATACCATCTTGGTGGTTTTATGTGATGCTGTTGGTAACGCTTGTGGCTTCTCTTTTACTATGCATCTTAGGGAAAGAACAGGTTCAGATGCCCTGGTGGGGACTTGTGTTTGCATGTGCCTTAGCCTTTGCTTTTACTCTCCCAATCAGCATCATTACTGCCACCACAAACCAGACACCCGGGTTGAATATCATTACTGAGTATATCTTTGGACTCATTTACCCCGGAAGACCAATAGCAAATGTGTGCTTCAAAACATACGGTTACATAAGCATGTCTCAAGCAGTCTCCTTCCTTAGTGATTTCAAGCTTGGCCACTACATGAAAATCCCTCCGAGATCAATGTTCTTAGTTCAG TTCATTGGAACAGTTCTTGCTGGAACCATCAACATTGGTGTGGCATGGTGGTTGCTAACTTCTGTTGAGAACATATGTCACAAGGATCTACTTCCCAAAGACAGTCCCTGGACATGTCCCGGTGACAAGGTTTTCTTTGATGCATCAGTTATTTGGGGTCTAGTTGGACCTAAGAAGATATTCGGTTCCAAAGCAGAATACTTTGCAATGAATTGGTTCTTCCTTGGAGGTGCAATTGGCCCCGTCATAGTTTGGTTATTGCACAAGGCATTCCCCAAGCAGTCATGGATTCCCTTGATCAACCTCCCAGTTCTCCTTGGGGCAACGGGGATGATGCCACCAGCCACGCCAGTGAACTACAATGCATGGGTTTTTGTTGGAACGGTGTTCAACTTCTTTGTGTTCCGTTACAGGAAGAAGTGGTGGCAGAGGTACAACTATGTTCTATCAGCAGCGCTTGATGCTGGGGTTGCCTTTATGACTGTGCTGCTTTACTTTGCTCTCAACATGGAGAATAGGAAATTGGATTGGTGGGGAACTGGTGGGGAGCACTGTGACTTGGCAACTTGTCCCACTGCTAAGGGCATAATCGTTGATGGTTGCCCTGTCTTTTAA
- the LOC112735409 gene encoding acetyl-coenzyme A carboxylase carboxyl transferase subunit beta, chloroplastic translates to MKKGWFNSMLFYRQLEYRCGLSNSMDSFGPVENTSASEDPILIDMEKDFPSWNDSDNSSYSNVDYLVGVRNIRNFLSDKILLVRDNNSQRNRYSIYFDIENQFLEISNDPSFLSEPESLFDSYNKNSSYLNNVSKRHENHYMYDTKSSWKNGIHNCIESYLRSQICIVSHILGESDKYNDSYFYTSICGKGGNSSESEGSSIKTTITNENLTKREDSKDLDETQKYKHLWIECENCYGLNYRKFFKSKMNICEHCGYHLKMSSFLILKFKI, encoded by the coding sequence ATGAAAAAAGGGTGGTTCAATTCTATGCTGTTTTATAGGCAGTTAGAATACAGGTGTGGGCTAAGTAACTCAATGGATAGTTTTGGTCCTGTTGAAAATACCAGTGCAAGTGAAGACCCAATTTTGATTGATATGGAAAAAGACTTTCCTAGCTGGAATGATAGTGACAATTCTAGTTACAGTAATGTTGATTATTTAGTCGGTGTCAGGAACATTAGAAATTTCCTATCTGATAAAATTCTTTTAGTTAGGGATAACAATAGCCAAAGGAACCGTTATTCCATATATTTTgatattgaaaatcaatttttggagATTTCTAATGATCCTTCTTTTCTAAGTGAACCAGAAAGTCTTTTTGATAGTTATAATAAGAATTCTAGCTATCTGAATAATGTCTCTAAGAGACATGAGAATCATTACATGTATGATACTAAATCGAGTTGGAAAAATGGCATTCATAATTGCATTGAAAGTTATCTTCGTTCTCAAATCTGTATTGTTAGTCACATTTTAGGTGAAAGTGATAAATACAATGACAGTTACTTTTATACTTCTATTTGTGGTAAGGGCGGAAATAGTAGTGAAAGCGAGGGTTCTTCCATAAAAACAACTATCACGAATGAGAATTTAACTAAAAGAGAGGATTCTAAAGATCTCGATGAAACTCAAAAATACAAGCATTTATGGATTGAATGCGAAAATTGTTATGGATTAAATTATAggaaattttttaaatcaaaaatgAATATTTGTGAACACTGTGGATATCATTTGAAAATGAgcagttttttaattttaaaatttaaaatttaa